The nucleotide window CCGCCGGCCGGCCCGCCGCCGGGCACGACGCGCTTTCTCGCAGGGCCAGTACCACCGCGTCGTGCAGCCGGGGGTCGTGCTCGCGGGCGGGGACGCGCAGCGTGTCGCCGGCCAGCTCGGCCAGGCCGACGGCCGGGCGGTCCGCGGCCGGGTGCCGGCGGGACACCACCGCGAACAGGCGCTCGGTCCAGGCCGGCCGCACGGTGAGGCCGGGCGCGGACCGCACGCCACGGGCGAGTGCGACGTCGAGCTCGCCCTGCCGGAGCGCGTTGAGCCGGGCCTCGACCGGCAGGTCGACCAGCACCACGGCGAAGTCCGGGGCCCGCTCGCGGAGGGCGTCGATCCCGCGTTCCAGGCGGGCGGTCAGGCCGGCGGCGGTGCCGAGCCGCACGGTCGTCATGACCTGCTTCGCCGCGAGCTGCACCTGGTCGGCCGCGGCGAGCGTGGCGCGGGCGGCGTCGAGCACCCGCTCCCCGGCCGCGGTGAGCCGGACCCGCCGGGGCGACCGGTCGAACAGCCGGACCCCGAGTTCCCGTTCGAGCCGGGCGATCTGCTGGCTGACGGCGGGCTGGGCGATGTGCAGCCGCTCGGCGGCCCGGCCGAAGTGCAGCTCGTCGGCGACGGCGACGAAGTACCGCAGTGCCCTCAACTCCATGCCCTCAACTCCATGGCCCCGATGATAAGGCGGGCTTATCGCAGCACGTGGCGGCTGCGTCTGGTTCGCGACGCGGTCCGGTGCTGAAGTCGTGATCATGACCATCGAACTGGGACTGCTCGGCGCCTACCTGCCCGCGGCCGAGGCGACGGCGGCGGACGCCGTCGCGCTGGAGGAGGCCGGGTACGGCGCGGTCTGGCTGGCCGCGTCGCCGTCGGCCGACCTCCGCACGGCCGAGCGGCTGCTCGACGCCACCGGCCGGATCGTCGTCGGCACCAGCGTGCTCAACGTGTGGCAGGCGGACGCGCAGACCGCGGCGGCGTCCTACCACCGGATCACGGCGAACCACCCCGACCGGCTCTTCCTCGGCATCGGCGCCGGGCACCGCGAAACCGACGCCGGCTACGCGTCCCCGGTGGCGAAGGTCGCGAGCTACCTCGACACGCTGGCGGCGGCCGGCGTCCCCGCCGACCGCGTGCTGCTGGCCGCACTCGGGCCCCGGATGCTCCGCCTGGCGGCCGACCGCGCCGCGGGCACGCTGACGCTCCAAGTGACACCGGAGCACACACGACGCGCCCGGGCGGCCCTCGGCCCGGGCAAGCTGGTGCTACCCGGCCACGGCGTGCTGCTGGACACCGACGCCGACCGGGCCCGCGAGACCGGACGGGCCGCGGTGCGTCCGATGCTGGGGATCGCGAACTACGCGGCCAACCTCCGCCGCATCGGCTATACCGACGAGGACCTCACGGACCCGATCAGCAACCGGCTGATCGACGCACTGGTGCTGCACGGCACGGCGACGGCGGTGGCTGAGGGGATTCGCGCGGAGCTGGCGGCCGGGGCGGATCACGTCGGGGTGCACGCCGTCGGCGAGGACCCGATCGGTGTGCTGCGTGCGGTCGGCTCGGCTGTGCGGGGGTTGCCGGGGTAACCGGGTCAGCGTTCCCGGCCGGGCGCGATCGGCGTGCCGCGCACCCCGCCCCGGCCGGGCCGGCGTGGGCCGCCGTCAGCG belongs to Amycolatopsis tolypomycina and includes:
- a CDS encoding LysR family transcriptional regulator, giving the protein MELRALRYFVAVADELHFGRAAERLHIAQPAVSQQIARLERELGVRLFDRSPRRVRLTAAGERVLDAARATLAAADQVQLAAKQVMTTVRLGTAAGLTARLERGIDALRERAPDFAVVLVDLPVEARLNALRQGELDVALARGVRSAPGLTVRPAWTERLFAVVSRRHPAADRPAVGLAELAGDTLRVPAREHDPRLHDAVVLALRESASCPAAGRPAGTLQDTIVEVGSDPRSWTVLPADQVAEIRSTRVRAVPLDPAITIDGSVVVAAGHADNAAECVVSAFRDAPSTVEGVAGSRRPVA
- a CDS encoding TIGR03620 family F420-dependent LLM class oxidoreductase, with the protein product MTIELGLLGAYLPAAEATAADAVALEEAGYGAVWLAASPSADLRTAERLLDATGRIVVGTSVLNVWQADAQTAAASYHRITANHPDRLFLGIGAGHRETDAGYASPVAKVASYLDTLAAAGVPADRVLLAALGPRMLRLAADRAAGTLTLQVTPEHTRRARAALGPGKLVLPGHGVLLDTDADRARETGRAAVRPMLGIANYAANLRRIGYTDEDLTDPISNRLIDALVLHGTATAVAEGIRAELAAGADHVGVHAVGEDPIGVLRAVGSAVRGLPG